The genomic DNA CGCCGTGCCGCCGGCGAAGACGGACGCGTTCGACGCCACCCTGCACGACTGGTTCGCGCTGACCTATGTGCTGAACAGCTTGAATCGCAGCATCGGCGTGCCCGATGCGTATCCGTTCACTCTCAGCCCGCCCGTACTGGCCAAGCTGGGGTTCGTGCACAAGGTGGTGCGGGCGCAGATGAAGGTGGCGCCGGCATAATCGATGAGACCCCTGGTGTTCCTCGTCAGCCCGGCAACTGCGCCACCACCTTGATCTCGAAGTCGAAACCATACAGCCACGTGACGCCGACGGCGGTCACGGTCGGATACGGTGCCTCGCCCCAGAACTCCTGCGCGACGGCCCAGATGCGCTCGAAACGCGCCTGTGGGTCGACGATGAACACGGTCACGTCCACCACGTCGGCGAACGTGCAGCCGGCCGCCGCCAGGATGGCGTCCAGGTTGGCGAAGGCGCGCCGCACCTGGGCGTCCAGCTCCGGCTCGGGCGAACCGTCCTCGCGGCTGCCCACCTGGCCGGAGACGAACAGCAGACCGCCGGCGCGCACGGCCGGCGAATAGCGGTTGCGTTCATACAGGGCCTGGCGGCCCGCCGGGAAAACGACGTCTCGGGTCATGATGACTCCTGTTTGTTTGCAAGAGCCAAACTGTAGCCCCCGTGCCGCCCGCGATAAACCGCCAGGGCTGGCCAGCACTGTTTGTATAATCCAAACAAACGGAGAACCGATGGATCGCTTCCATGCCATGCAGGCCTTTGCCCGTGTCGTCGAAACGGGCAGTTTCACCCGGGCGGCCGCCACGCTGCACCTGAGCCGCACCACCATCACCCAGCTCGTGCAGCAGCTAGAGGCGCGCCTGCGCGTGCAGCTGCTCAACCGCACCACGCGCAAGGTCCACGTCACGGCCGATGGTGCCGCCTATTACGAGCACGTGGTGCGCTTGCTGGCCGAGCTGGAAGCGATCGAGACCGGCCTGCCCGGTGCCGCGGCCGCCCCGCGCGGCAGCCTGCGGGTGGACGT from Pseudoduganella armeniaca includes the following:
- a CDS encoding RidA family protein, whose amino-acid sequence is MMTRDVVFPAGRQALYERNRYSPAVRAGGLLFVSGQVGSREDGSPEPELDAQVRRAFANLDAILAAAGCTFADVVDVTVFIVDPQARFERIWAVAQEFWGEAPYPTVTAVGVTWLYGFDFEIKVVAQLPG